One genomic window of Glycine soja cultivar W05 chromosome 9, ASM419377v2, whole genome shotgun sequence includes the following:
- the LOC114425286 gene encoding probable serine/threonine-protein kinase PBL8 produces MGNCGSREESAVVSKAQVVQQLHHATSLGASARTDKKHAHRHNLSECASDLSESCSTPRGNNSSNTLLYTHVIAFTLYELETITKSFRADYILGEGGFGTVYKGYIDENVRVGLKSLPVAVKVLNKEGLQGHREWLTEVNFLGQLRHPNLVKLIGYCCEDDHRLLVYEFMFRGSLENHLFRKATVPLSWATRMMIALGAAKGLAFLHNAERPVIYRDFKTSNILLDSDYTAKLSDFGLAKAGPQGDETHVSTRVMGTYGYAAPEYVMTGHLTARSDVYSFGVVLLELLTGRKSVDKTRPGKEQSLVDWARPKLNDKRKLLQIIDPRLENQYSVRAAQKACSLAYYCLSQNPKARPLMSDVVETLEPLQSSSVGPGEVSLSGSNSGSAGPFAMNKISDCRMRHKFSNNVGPGATCRSPNPNCSPGGPATLRVR; encoded by the exons ATGGGCAATTGCGGAAGCAGAGAGGAATCTGCCGTAGTTTCCAAGGCTCAAG TTGTTCAGCAGCTTCACCATGCGACGTCGTTGGGCGCCAGTGCCAGGACCGACAAGAAGCACGCTCACAGGCACAATCTCAGCGAGTGCGCTTCGGATCTCAGCGAGTCCTGTTCCACACCGCGCGGTAACAATAGCAGCAACACGCTGCTCTACACGCACGTCATCGCTTTCACGCTCTACGAGTTGGAGACCATAACCAAGAGCTTCCGCGCCGACTACATCCTCGGCGAGGGAGGCTTCGGCACCGTTTACAAAGGCTACATTGATGAGAACGTCAGAGTCGGACTCAAATCGCTCCCTGTAGCTGTCAAAGTCTTAAACAAAGAGGGTTTACAAGGACATCGAGAGTGGCTT ACGGAGGTGAATTTTCTCGGGCAGCTGAGGCATCCTAATCTGGTGAAGTTGATTGGGTACTGCTGTGAAGATGATCACAGGCTGCTTGTGTATGAGTTCATGTTCCGAGGGAGTTTGGAAAATCACTTATTCCGAA AGGCAACTGTCCCTTTATCATGGGCTACAAGAATGATGATTGCTCTTGGAGCAGCCAAAGGACTTGCCTTTCTCCACAATGCTGAAAGGCCTGTAATCTATCGCGACTTCAAAACCTCTAATATATTATTGGACTCC GACTATACAGCCAAACTTTCTGATTTTGGACTAGCTAAAGCAGGACCACAAGGTGATGAAACCCATGTATCTACCCGAGTCATGGGTACCTATGGTTATGCTGCCCCTGAATATGTAATGACTG GCCACCTGACGGCTAGGAGTGACGTCTATAGCTTTGGCGTTGTTCTTTTGGAGCTTTTAACAGGGAGGAAATCTGTTGACAAGACCAGACCTGGAAAGGAACAGAGCTTGGTAGATTGGGCACGGCCGAAGCTCAATGACAAGAGAAAGCTCCTTCAAATAATTGATCCTAGATTGGAGAATCAATACTCAGTGAGGGCAGCACAAAAAGCATGTAGCTTGGCTTATTACTGTTTGAGTCAAAATCCCAAAGCAAGGCCACTAATGAGTGATGTAGTTGAGACATTGGAGCCCTTGCAAAGTTCAAGTGTTGGTCCAGGTGAAGTCTCATTATCTGGATCAAATAGTGGGAGTGCTGGGCCTTTTGCCATGAACAAAATCTCTGACTGCCGGATGCGCCACAAGTTTTCAAACAATGTTGGTCCCGGTGCTACTTGTCGGTCTCCAAACCCGAATTGCTCACCAGGTGGCCCAGCTACATTACGGGTCAGATGA
- the LOC114425287 gene encoding 2,3-bisphosphoglycerate-independent phosphoglycerate mutase gives MGSTGFSWKLADHPKLPKGKTVAVVVLDGWGEATPNEYNCIHKAETPCMDSLKKGAPERWRLVRAHGTAVGLPTEDDMGNSEVGHNALGAGRIFAQGAKLVDLALASGKIFEGEGFKYIKESFENGTLHLIGLLSDGGVHSRLDQLQLLLKGVSERGVKRVRVHILTDGRDVLDGSSVGFVETLENDLANLREKGVDARIASGGGRMNVTMDRYENDWNVVKRGWDAQVLGEAPYKFTNALEAVKKLRAEPKANDQYLPPFVIVDESGKPVGPIVDGDAVVTFNFRADRMTMIAKALEYENFDKFDRVRFPKIRYAGMLEYDGELKLPSHYLVSPPEIDRTSGEYLVYNGIRTFACSETVKFGHVTFFWNGNRSGYFNSELEEYVEIPSDSGITFNEQPLMKALQIAEKARDAILSGKFDQVRVNLPNGDMVGHTGDIEATVVACKAADAAVKMILDAIEQVGGIYVVTADHGNAEDMVKRDKSGKPLLGKDGKIQILTSHTLEPVPIAIGGPGLAPGVRFRNDVPTGGLANVAATVMNLHGFEAPSDYETTLVEVVDN, from the exons ATGGGTAGCACAGGTTTCTCATGGAAATTGGCGGATCATCCAAAGCTTCCAAAGGGTAAGACTGTGGCTGTGGTGGTGTTGGATGGTTGGGGAGAGGCCACACCCAATGAGTACAACTGCATCCACAAGGCTGAAACACCCTGCATGGATTCTCTTAAAAAG GGTGCCCCTGAACGGTGGAGATTGGTTAGGGCTCATGGTACCGCTGTAGGCCTTCCAACAGAAGATGACATGGGTAATAGTGAAGTTGGTCACAATGCTCTTGGGGCTGGTCGCATATTTGCTCAGGG TGCTAAGCTTGTCGACCTAGCTCTAGCCTCTGGAAAAATTTTTGAAGGAGAAGGTTTCAAGTACATAAAGGAAAGTTTTGAAAATGGCACATTGCATCTCATTGGGTTACTGAGTGATGGTGGAGTTCACTCCAGACTTGATCAGTTGCAG TTGTTGCTTAAAGGAGTTAGCGAGCGAGGTGTTAAAAGAGTCCGTGTCCATATTCTTACAGATGGCCGTGATGTTTTGGATGGTTCAAGTGTGGGGTTTGTGGAAACCCTAGAAAATGATCTTGCAAACTTGCGTGAGAAAGGTGTTGATGCTAGGATAGCATCAGGTGGAGGTCGTATGAATGTCACAATGGATCGTTATGAG AATGACTGGAATGTTGTGAAACGAGGGTGGGATGCTCAAGTTCTTGGTGAAGCCCCTTATAAGTTTACAAATGCTCTTGAAGCTGTCAAGAAGCTGAGGGCAGAACCAAAGGCCAATGATCAGTATCTGCCTCCTTTTGTTATTGTTGACGAGAGTGGGAAACCTGTTGGTCCGATAGTTGATGGGGATGCTGTTGTTACATTCAACTTCCGAGCTGATCGTATGACAATGATTGCTAAAGCTCttgaatatgaaaattttgacaaatttgATAGAGTTCGTTTCCCAAAAATCCGCTATGCTGGAATGCTTGAATATGATGGTGAATTGAAACTTCCAAGTCATTACCTTGTTTCTCCACCAGAGATTGACAGGACTTCTGGTGAATATTTAGTGTATAATGGTATTCGGACTTTTGCTTGCAG TGAGACTGTTAAATTTGGTCACGTCACATTCTTCTGGAATGGAAACCGCTCTGGGTATTTTAATTCAGAATTGGAGGAGTATGTGGAAATTCCCAGTGACTCTGGGATTACATTCAATGAACAACCATTAATGAAAGCATTGCAGATTGCTGAAAAGGCTAGGGATGCTATTCTTAGCGGGAAATTTGATCAG GTACGCGTCAACCTTCCAAATGGTGACATGGTGGGGCATACAGGTGACATTGAAGCAACAGTTGTGGCTTGCAAGGCAGCTGATGCTGCTGTGAAG ATGATTCTTGATGCAATAGAGCAAGTGGGTGGAATTTATGTTGTCACCGCTGACCATGGGAATGCAGAGGATATGGTCAAGAGGGATAAATCTGGAAAACCACTTCTAGGCAAGGATGGAAAAATTCAGATTCTTACTTCCCATACTCTTGAGCCT GTGCCAATTGCTATTGGTGGTCCCGGATTGGCCCCTGGTGTAAGATTCCGAAATGATGTTCCAACTGGCGGGCTTGCCAACGTTGCTGCAACTGTGATGAATCTTCATGGATTCGAGGCTCCCAGCGACTATGAGACAACTCTCGTAGAAGTTGTTGATAACTAG
- the LOC114367646 gene encoding uncharacterized protein LOC114367646: MVFLKVISISSLGWFSFLSRISSYTSLYFDQLLLLLLYIFLLILFLLYAYYLMFCYSSSIMLLIFNRISGHIPLKITSIENGTVLKTFKHLLHQNKQVDFIELFHEKLLVKQENENQLFLTFINGTVSVWSFCGELVTQFEDHQLWHPDCYTNNTYITKDQDLIISYCKADSDDQWMEGNAGSINVSDILTRKCVAKLNATSSSIKADECNNSACNCNKQSHSCLLRSSVAEALEEVTALFYDEDRNEIYAGNRHDLDHVWSN; encoded by the exons ATGgtctttttaaaagttatttctaTCTCCTCTCTTGgttggttttcttttttaagtaggATCTCTTCCTATACTTCCCTTTATTTTGATCAATTACTTCTTTTGTTACTTTAtatcttccttttgattttgttccttTTATATGCATATTACTTGATGTTTTGTTATAGTTCTAGCATcatgttattaattttcaatagaATCAGTGGTCATATTCCCCTCAAGATTACATCCATTGAAAATGGTACAGTTCTCAAAACATTCAAACACCTGCTTCATCAGAATAAACAAGTGGACTTCATAGAGCTATTTCATGAAAAGCTTCTAGTCAAGCAAGAAAATGAGAATCAGTTGTTTCTTACTTTCATAAATGGAACAGTATCTGTTTGGAGCTTTTGTGGGGAGCTTGTTACCCAATTTGAGGATCACCAGCTGTGGCATCCAGATTGCTATACAAATAACACATACATAACAAAAGACCAGGATCTCATTATCTCTTATTGCAAGGCAGATTCTGATGATCAATGGATGGAAGGCAATG CTGGCTCCATTAATGTTAGTGATATCTTGACCAGGAAATGCGTGGCTAAACTGAACGCAACAAGTAGCAGCATCAAGGCGGACGAGTGCAACAACAGTGCTTGCAACTGCAACAAGCAAAGTCATTCATGCCTATTAAGGAGTTCAGTTGCAGAGGCTTTGGAGGAAGTCACTGCCCTCTTTTATGATGAAGATAGAAATGAAATATATGCTGGTAACAGACATGATCTTGATCATGTATGGTCTAACTAA
- the LOC114425836 gene encoding uncharacterized protein LOC114425836: MEGRMRGGYSGRRIVASRRGSGKGNVNIIINNNNNNNNKNNTNVIKKLQSREICSKPHRAFASVTASHRFRSMRLTHQYDTHDPSKTRSSLWPFLMKRTKVVEIVAAKNVVFALYHSGLCAAFSRETDERICFLNVCPDEVIRSLFYNKNNDSLITVSVYASENFCSLKCRSTKIEYIRRGKPDAGFPLFQSESLKWPGFVEFDDVNGKVLTYSAQDCIYKVFDLKNYTLLYSISDRNVQEIKISPGIMLLIYNRTSGHIPLKIISIEDGTILKVFNHLLHRNKKVDFIEQFNEKLLVKQENENLQILDVRSSELMEVSRLEFMTPSAFIFLYENQLFLSFRNRTVSVWNFRGELVTSFEDHQLWHPDCNTNNIYITSDQDLIISYCKADSDDQWIEGTAGSINVSNILTGKCVAKITAISSSAKADECRSSGCSCKKSHSCLMRSPVAEALEDITALFYDEDRNEIYTGNRHGLVHVWSN; encoded by the exons ATGGAAGGAAGGATGCGTGGAGGTTATAGTGGTCGACGCATAGTAGCAAGCAgaagagggagtggcaaaggcaatgtcaacatcatcatcaacaacaacaacaacaacaacaacaaaaacaacaccaATGTCATCAAGAAGCTTCAGAGCCGTGAGATTTGCTCGAAGCCTCATCGAGCTTTTGCTTCTGTCACTGCCTCTCACAGATTCCGCTCAATGCGCTTGACGCACCAATACGACACTCATGATCCCTCCAAGACTCGCTCTTCCCTTTGGCCCTTCTTGATGAAAAGAACTAAAGTTGTGGAAATTGTGGCTGCAAAAAACGTGGTCTTTGCTCTTTACCATTCTGGTTTGTGTGCAGCTTTTAGTAGAG AAACCGATGAGAGGATTTGCTTTTTGAATGTTTGCCCTGATGAAGTCATTCGGAGCCTCTTCTATAATAAGAACAACGACTCACTCATCACAGTATCCGTTTATGCTTCTGAGAACTTCTGCTCTTTGAAATGCAGATCCACAAAGATTGA ATACATACGAAGAGGCAAGCCGGATGCTGGGTTTCCTCTTTTCCAATCTGAATCTTTGAAATGGCCTGGATTTGTTGAGTTTGATGATGTCAACGGAAAGGTCCTAACTTACTCTGCACAAGATTG TATTTACAAGGTCTTTGATCTTAAGAACTACACCCTGCTATATTCGATTTCAGATAGGAATGTTCAAGAAATCAAGATCAG CCCTGGCATCATGTTATTAATTTACAATAGAACCAGCGGTCATATTCCCCTGAAGATCATATCCATTGAAGATGGCACAATTCTCAAAGTGTTCAACCATCTACTTCATCGGAATAAGAAGGTGGACTTCATAGAGCAATTTAATGAAAAGCTTCTAGTCAAGCAAGAAAATGAGAACCTTCAGATTCTTGAT GTTCGTAGTTCTGAGCTGATGGAAGTAAGCAGATTGGAGTTCATGACTCCATCGGCATTTATCTTTCTGTACGAGAATCAGTTGTTCCTTAGTTTCAGAAATCGAACAGTTTCTGTTTGGAACTTCCGTGGGGAGCTTGTTACTTCATTTGAGGATCACCAGTTGTGGCATCCAGACTGCAACACGAACAACATATACATAACAAGTGATCAGGATCTCATTATATCTTACTGCAAGGCTGATTCTGATGATCAATGGATTGAAGGCACTG CTGGCTCCATTAATGTCAGCAATATCTTGACCGGGAAATGTGTGGCGAAAATAACTGCAATAAGTAGCAGTGCCAAGGCGGACGAGTGCAGAAGTAGTGGTTGCAGCTGCAAGAAAAGTCATTCATGCCTAATGAGGAGTCCAGTTGCGGAGGCTTTGGAGGACATCACTGCCCTCTTTTATGACGAAGACAGAAATGAGATCTATACTGGGAACAGGCATGGTCTTGTTCATGTATGGTCAAACTAA